In a single window of the Zea mays cultivar B73 chromosome 5, Zm-B73-REFERENCE-NAM-5.0, whole genome shotgun sequence genome:
- the LOC109939978 gene encoding carboxypeptidase SOL1, giving the protein MVRGYMSNTELETAVHAFGSRCSNISRVYSIGKSVNHFPLWVIEISDKPRQRESEPAFKFIGNVHGDEPVGREVLMHLANCLCDNYLKDSLATLIIENMHLHILPIMNPDGFALRWRGNANNIDLNRDFPDQFFPVNNDIDYRQPETRAIMNWVKQEHFTASASLHGGALVANYPWDGTRDTSKHYYGCPDDKTFQHMASVYSRSHYNMSLSKEFEGGITNGAFWYPIYGGMQDWNYIHGGCFELTLEISDTKWPKADELPIIWEHNRMSMLNLLASLIKIARTGLLSKLRFQWPIPSYIGH; this is encoded by the exons ATGGTCCGTGGATATATGAGCAACACTGAGCTTGAGACTGCTGTACATGCCTTTGGAAGTCGTTGTTCCAATATCTCCAGGGTGTATAG CATTGGAAAGAGTGTGAATCATTTTCCATTG TGGGTGATTGAAATATCAGACAAGCCCAGGCAAAGGGAATCTGAACCAGCATTCAAG TTCATTGGAAATGTTCATGGTGATGAGCCTGTTGGAAGAGAGGTTCTTATGCATCTTGCAAATTGTCTGTGTGATAACTATCTGAAAGATTCACTG GCAACTCTCATTATTGAGAACATGCACCTTCATATACTTCCGATAATGAACCCTGATGGGTTTGCTCTTAGATGGCGTGGTAATGCAAACAATATTGATCTCAACAGGGATTTTCCTGACCAA TTCTTCCCCGTTAACAACGATATTGACTACAGACAGCCTGAAACTAGAGCCATTATGAATTGGGTAAAGCAAGAACACTTCAcggcttctgctagcttgcatggg GGGGCTCTTGTTGCCAACTATCCATGGGATGGAACTAGAGACACAAG CAAACACTACTACGGATGTCCTGATGATAAGACATTCCAGCACATGGCATCTGTGTATAGTCGGTCTCACTATAACATGTCTTTGAGCAAAGAATTTGAAGGAGGGATAACAAATGGAGCATTCTG GTACCCAATATATGGTGGTATGCAGGACTGGAACTATATACATGGAGGCTGCTTTGAGTTAACTCTGGAGATTAGTGACACAAAGTGGCCAAAAGCAGATGAG CTTCCTATCATCTGGGAACACAATAGGATGAGTATGCTCAATCTTCTAGCAAGCCTAATAAAG ATTGCAAGAACGGGACTGCTAAGCAAGCTAAGATTTCAATGGCCTATTCCTTCATACATAGGCCATTGA